A window of Nocardiopsis sp. Huas11 genomic DNA:
ATGACCCGCGGCCCGGCCCAGAGCCCACACCTGGACCGGCCGGCCCGCCCGTTTCCTTCGGGCGGACCGGCCGGTGTTCAGTCGGATCCGGTGCTGTCGGCCGGATCGGTTACAGGTCGACCTCGTTGCCGCCGATGGTCACCACGAGGCGGCCGGTCGAGTCGAAGCCCCAGTCCAGGGACCCGGAGTACTGGGAGCAGCGGGAACCGTTGGAACCGTCCCAGAACTGGTTCGAGCCGTCGGCGTCACCCCTGTACCGGTCGGTCGACCCGCTGTCGCACGAGGTGTTGTTGCGGAAGACCGAGTCGCCGCCGTCGAACTGGAAGTTGCGCTCCTCGTTGCCGACGCCCAGGTTGTTCGAGACCGTGATGGAGCCGGGGTTCGAGTTGTAGGTGAACCCGTGCTTGCCGTTGTCGAAGGCGATGCTGTGGTGGATGTGGTGGTCCACCTCGATGCCCGAGCCGCCGAGCTTGAACCCGTTGCGGTCGCCGTTCCCGTGGACGGAGCCGTCCGAGAGCGAGCCGTTGCTGAACGCCAGCGAGTGCTCGATGGTCACCTCGCCGATCGGGCCGGTGTCCGACTTGGCGTACAGGTCGTAGCCGTCGTCGATGTTGTTGTACGCCACGGTGTAGCGGAAGACGTTCCCGTCCCCGACGGTGAGCTTCGGGGCGAACCCGTCGGCGTCCTCACCGTCGGAGTCGACGTTGTCGTGCGAGACCGAGCTGACGATGAGGTTGTTCGAGGGCCACTCCGACCTGGGGGCCCCTGCGGTGTACCGCGACAGCTGCAGCCCGGTGTCGCGGTTGTGCCGGGTGGTCACCCGCTCGATGACGTTGTCGTTGCCGCCCAGCAGGATTCCGTTGTCGCCGGCGCGCTCGACGATGATGCCGTTGACGTGCCACCAGTCGCCGCCGATGGCCAGGCCCCGGTTGGCGGAGTCCTCGCTCTGGGCCGAGAAGTCCAGCACGGGAGTCTCGCCGGGGTAGGCGAACAGTTCGTTGCGCTCGCCCGGCAGGCCGTCGTTGCCCGGTTCGATGTGCACCGTGTCGGAGAAGGCGTAGGAACCGCCGCGCATGTAGATCGACCCGCCGGGCTCGATGCGCTCGATCGCCGAGGTGAGCGTGGTCGGGTCGGACTCGGTACCGGAGGCGCCGTCGCTGCCGCCCGGAGCCACGAAGAGCTCGTCGCCCGACGGCGGCGGGGTGTCGCCGCCCCCGTCGTCCGGCGGCGGGTCCTCGCCGTCGTCCGGCGGGTTGTCCCCTCCGCCGTCCGGCGCTTCGGCGTAGGTCTCGAACTCGGCGATGCGCGGGGTGCCGTTCGAGCCGGTGATCTCGAAGTTGATCTTGCGCAGCGAGGTCGGAGCGAAGGTGATGGTGCCCGCTCCACTGCCGGTGGCCAGGACCGCGCCGGTGTCGTGGTTCACGACCCGGTACGAGCCGATGTTGCCCTCGGCCCCGGACGCCTCACGGATGTTGATGGCGGACACCGTGGCGTCGGAGCCCCACTTCACCGAGACGCGGCCGGTCGAGCCGCTCGGCGACCAGTAGCTGCTCATGTCGCCGTCGACGGCGTTCCCGTAGCTGGTGCCGCTCGCCTTGCTGGAACCGTCGGCGCCCGCCCCGATGCTGAGGTTGGTGCCGTCGGAGCTGGTGTCTGCCGCTGCCTGGGACATCGGCACGGCGAGGGCCGTCACCAAGGTCGCAGTAGCCAGCGTCGACATGACTCGACGCGTGGTTGATCGTCTCACCGCTGGGCCTTCCTGGTGGGGGGTGCATGAGAGCGTGCTCTACCTCACACAGTAGAGAAAGCGCTTTCCCTGTCAAGGGGGGTTAATGCAACCGGTTGTAGGAGGATCGAACCTCCTGTTTACCCACGTAGGGCTTCCACCTGTGACTTAACGGCACCTGGCATCGGATTCAGGAGGGAGCTCCCCAAAAGATGCAACCGCTTGAACTCCTGCGCAGTGGGCCGGACGCAGGCGCCCGGTCATGGTCGAGGAAGCGTCACGGTGGGGCAGGAGGGTCGGAATCGAGCTGTGTGACCAGCACCCACCTGGGGGACGACTGCTCGAGCCGTACCGATCCGGCGGCCAGGTCCAAGCCCGGGGAAACCGGGATCCGGAGTAACACTGGACTTGGGGAGGGCGTTCCTGGAGGGCTGTCCGTGGTGGGAGTGCAGCCGGACCCGGCTTGTGGCCGGGTCCGGCCGGGGATCTCCAGAGCCGGGAACCTTCGGAGCCAGGGATGGTCGACTCTGGGGACCGTCAGCGTCAGGGAACTTCAATGGTCGTCCCGGCCGCACTCACCACAGGCACCCCGGGTGCGCAGGTGGTAGGCCAGGGTGGCGGCGCCCAGGGCCGCTGCCCACAGCGGCCACAGCGCGCCCGGGCTGCCCACGACTGCATCGATGTCGCCCCAGTCGATCAGGCGTACCATCACGAATCCGGCCGAGGCCAGCGACACCGCTACGACGGAGGCGAAGGTGATCGGGAAGGCGGGAGGCACCCGCTTCCCGGCCAGCCCGAGCACCCAACGGGGCCAGATGACGCCCCAGCGCTTCACCAGCCCCAGCGTCAGTGCTCCGCCCGCCGCTCCGAAGGTCGCGAGGTAGGCCCCCATCCACACCAGACCGCTCGTGTGCAATTCGTCCAGGAAGTCCTGGGAGATGGTCAGAGGGAAACCGAACACCCACGCCCAGCGGGTGACCGCGTACGCGAGCGGGATCACCGCGGCCGTGTACGCGGCCCACCGGCCCCAGCGTGCCGCGGCGACGGGCGCGGCCCAGGAGGAGGTCCGGTCCGTCCGACCACAGCGTTCGCAGGCGTTGTTGGTACGGAACTGGAACGCCAGGGTCGCGGCGCCCCACAGGACACCCCCCGCGGCGCAGAGCATGAGGTTGGTGGTGGTCCACGGGTAGGCCAGGCCGACGAACTCCCCGTAGCTCAGCGGCGGCCACCCGAAGGGGATGCCCACCAACGCGATGGGTGTGTAGGCGAGGGTCGTGAGCACCCTCTGGTCGGGGATGACCACGATCAGGGCCAGCGCGACGGTCCACCCGTAGCCCAGCAGGGCCACGCGCCCCACGCCGTGCGCGTGTGATCGGGCGAGGAGCAGAGCGACCGCGGCTCCGACGAGGCCGAGCACGGCGATCCACGCTCCCACACCGGTCGCGGTCGCGAAACCGAGGATCGACTCCTTCCGTGCGTCAGGCAGATCTCCCTCACCGAAGGGGAATCCGGGCAGCCCCAGGGCCCAGAGCAGACCCAGTGCGCCGTAGCCGAACGACCACACGGCCGCGGCGTAGCCCGCCCACGCCGGCCATCGGTGCAGGGCCCGGCGGACCGGTCCGGTGGTGGTGCGGGGATTCTTCCCCGTGCTCTTGCTCATGGCGTTCGCCCTCCTTGGTGACTGCTGTACGTCCGAGCCTGGCCGGAGCGGACGGCCCGCCCCAGATGCCGATAGGCCGGGAACGGTCACCTCGGCCGGGCGGTATGTGCCGATCGGCACGGGCGGTGGGAGGGCCCGCTCCGTAGGGTGGACCGCATGCGCGACATCAGGTGGGCCAGCGCGACGGTGACCGGGGTGCTCGCGTGCGCGCTGGGTCTCTGGGCAGCCGTGTACCCGTGGGCGTGGACACCGGCCGTGGCCGCATTGGCCGTCTCCGGGTGCCTCGTGTGGTGGCCCCACTCCCGGGGATGGCCGGCCTGGTCGGCCGGAGCTGCGGGTACGGCCTCACTCACCGCGACGCTGGGCCATCACGTGCTGGGCTGGCCGGGCCTGCCTGCTTGGGGAATGGTGGAGGCCGCGTTCCTGTGTGCGCTGGTCGGGCTGGTGGTTCGTTGGGCGCCGGAGCAGAGGGAAGTCGCGGGGCACGGCGCACCGGTCGGCCGGGGCGCCGTGGCGGTCTGGGGTGCGGTGGCGGGCGCGGTCCTGGCCGGTGCGGGCGCGGCGACGACTGTCCTGCGAGCGGTCCCGACCACCGTCTCGGCGCCCTTGGGCCCCGCGGACACGGTTTTCGTGGTGGCGGTGTGGACTCTGGGACCGCTGGCGGCCGCGGCGGTGGGACTGTTCCTGCGGTACCTCGCCGAACGCCGGGATCGGGAGGTCGCCTGGGCACGGCAGGCCCAGCGCATGGAACTCGCCCACGACCTGCACGACTACGTGGCCCACGACGTCAGCGCGATGGTCGCTCAAGCTCAGGCGGCGGGGGTGGTGATCGAGGACCGTGAGGCGGTACGCGCGGCGCTGGCCAGGATCGAGGCCTCCGGTCTCGCGGCGATGGCGTCCATGGACCGGACGATCGGGGTGCTGCGCGACCGGTCCGGGCAGGAGCGCGGGTTCGGCGGGGTGGCCGAACTTCCGGAGCTGGTGGAGCGGTTCGGGGACACGGCGCGGCTGACCATGGACCCGCGGCTGGCGGACGCGGTCCCGCGTGAGCTGGCGGGGACCGTGCACCGGGTCGTGACGGAGTCGCTCACCAACGTGCGTCGGCACGCTCCGGCGATGACGGAAGTAGAGGTCGCGGTGCGGTTGGTGGCCGAGGACGTGGAGGTGGTCGTGCGCAACGACTCCGTCGGCGTGGTGCCCGCAGAGCCCGGGCGCCGCGGCGGGGTGGGGCTGCCGGCTCTGGCGGAGCGGGTCAGCGCGCTGTCGGGCACGTTCGAGGCCGGACCGCGGGGCGGTGACTGGCTCGTTCGGGCCCGGCTCCCGTTGACGGTGGGTTCCGGTGGCGCAGGTGGCTCGTACACGGGCGGCACCTGTGAAGGAGGGGAACGGTGACGATCCGGGTACTGGTGGTCGACGACCAGGAGTCCATCCGCAGCGCCTTCCGGATGGTCCTGGAAGCGCAGCCGGACATGTCTGTGGTGGGTGAGGCGGCCGAGGGGGCGGGGGCCCTGAGACAGGTGCGCGTGCTGCGCCCCGACGTGGTCCTGGTGGACATCCGGATGCCGGGTATGGACGGGCTCGAGCTCACACGCCGCCTCGCCGGGCCGGAGGTGGCCGATCCGGTGCGGGTCGTGGTGGTGACCACGTTCGACCTGGACGGATACGTGCACGCGGCGCTGCGGGGCGGGGCGTGCGGGTTCCTCCTGAAGCGTTCGGGGCCGACGCTCCTGGTGGAGGCGGTACGCGCGGCCGTCGCCGGTGAGTCGCTGATCAGCCCGCAGATCACCGTGCGGTTGCTGCGACACCTGAGGGAACCGGCGGTCAGCCCGTCGGTGGAGGTGCTGACGGAGCGGGAGATCGACGTGGTGCGGTTGGTGGCCCGTGGTCTCAGCAACGCCGAGATCGCGGCCGAACTGTTCATCAGCGCGGGCACCGCCAAGAACCATCTGGCGAACGCGCAGCAGAAGCTGAACGTGCGCAACCGGGTGGGCGTGGCCGGTTGGGCCTGGTCGAGCGGGCTCGCGGGGGCCGGAGAGTGAGGCTCGGCCCGACCGCCCGTCGTGCGCTCCGCGCCCAGACGCTCTCGCTCCACGGAGTCTGAGGGCACGCGGATCGGACGCCGACAACGCGCCCTCCGGTGGATCGGTCCGGGATCTTCGATGACGCGAGCCGTTCCCGCTGGTCTGTACGGTCACATCGGATTCCACCCCAGCGGTCGTCGGCCGCAGGCTGCTGGGATCCAAGGCGTGAGACGAAACGCCGCCAGCGAACCAGTAGCGGGACGGACGTGATGTCCACCCCGTTGCCTGAGCAGGATGGTGGCCGCCGTGTGCTCCACTCGGCGGCCACCGCCTTCGTCACCCGCCTCGGAGCACTCCGGCGAACAGGCCCCGCGCCCCCAGAATTCTCCGACCCCGTCAGCGCCCGCCCCGGAACCCGCCGGATCAGCTGAGCCGGGCGAGCAGCGTCTCGCACGTGAGGAACCGGTCAGTCTGAGCATCCCGGCGATCGGGGTGGACACCGAGGACCTCCTACCACTCCAGGTGCGCTCCGACTGCGAACTCGATGTGCCCCAGGACCCCGACGCCGTCGGATGGTACGAGGCGGGTGCCTGGCCGGGCCAGAGCGGAGCGGCCGTGATGGGCGCGCACGTGGACTCCCTGTCCGGACCGGCGGTCTTCTTCCGCCTGCGGGAGCTGAGTCCGGGGGACGAGATCACGGTGGGGCGCGCTGACGGCGTCGACGCCGTGTTCAGCGTGTACGAGGTGGGGCAGTACCCCAAGGACGGATTCCCCACTCGCAGGGTCTACGGTTCCACGCAGGGCCAGGCCGAGCTACGGCTGATCACCTGTGGCGGCACCTTCCAAGGGCCCGGCGCGGGTACACCAGCAATGTGGTCGTCTATGCGGTCTTGAAGCTTTCGACTTGAACCCGCCTCGAACACGCGAGCGTCCCGTGGTCGATGCGCACACCAGTGGCGTTTGCGGTCAGGGGTGGGTCGCATGGCCCGGCACCCCGCTGTCCATGCGTCTGGACACTGCCCCCACCAACGCTTGGCTATGGCAGTGAGAACGGGCTGTCTCGTGCCGAGTGTGATGGAGGCTCTGGTGTGCCGGGGTCGGCCTCCCGCCACTCATGAGAACCGGGTGGCCGTCGAAGGCGGTGTCGGGTCCGGGCGGCATTGTCCTGTTGGAGGCGGCGCGGAAAGCGGCTGAGCGGACCGCATAGAGGTCGCGTGCGTAGGCCCACAGTGCCGGGTACTCGGCAGGGCGTGGATGCCCAGGTCCTGCGCCCGACTGTTTCGGCCATCGGTCACCACGCCCATGACCGAACACCAGCAGGTGCGACGGTCCGACACGCGAAACATGAGGCCATCGGGCTGACGCCGAACGAATCGGTCCGCGAAGCGCCGGCTGATTTACCTTGCGAAACCGCGCAACTCAGAAGCCGCCCGCGCGGCGCGGCTCGTCACTAGCGGCCATTCCGGATCGTCGAACCACAGCGCGTCCGACGCGGTGGTGCCCTGTCGGCGAGCGATGACCTCGACCGAAGCGACCACGGAGCGGATGGCGTTCGCTTCGTGCTCATCGAGGAGGAGCGCGCCAATGTCCTCTGCCGGGTCGCGTACATCCCAGAAGGTGTCGTCGATCAACCAGTGCACAGCGTCAGTCAGAGTCGGCGTCGTCTGGTTCCGATCGGACTCGGCTCTATGGACCTCCGCTGCCAGCACATCGAGTGCGTTCAACACGTCCTGCCGACGTTCCGGCCACGTGATTTCCATGTGCCCATGGTGCCACCAGGGCCGGTGGGCCGACATCAGCGAAGCAGTGGCGGATTGAGGTTCGCGATGGTTGCGACTCGGTGGAGCCGGGCCGCGCGCCCCTGTCCCCAACACCTTAAAACAACGGTGTTGGGTGCCGGGATCGCCTCCCGTCACTCGCCCGGGTTTGGCGGTGGCTCCTGCTCAGGTGCCATAGAAGCAACGACAGATGGGGCAGTGGAGCACGAGTGTGTGCTGGTCGCGGTGGGTGCACGGGACGGGTTCGGTGTCCCTCCGGGTGGGGGTTTTCTGCCTGTGGCCGGGCCCTGAGGTGAAGCGGCTTTCCCCGCGTGCTTAGCGCCCGCTAGGTTCTCCGGCATGGCTGGTTACTGGGGACTGCGTGTCGGGGCCTGGCTCGAGGAGTTGAAGCGGAAGCGGCCGGTGTTTCACTCCGAGGCGGACTTCCAGCACGCCCTGGCCTGGACGGCGCACCTGTTCGAGCCCTCTCTCCGGGTGCGGCTGGAGGTCAAGACCGCCGTGGGACACCTGGACCTGTTGATCTCCGTCCCCGAACAGAACCGGCACTTGGCGCTGGAACTGAAATACCTCAAGGCCGCCTGGAGCGGGGCGGTAGGGGGCGAGCGCTTCGAACTGGCGAACCAGGGCGCCCAGGACATCCGGGGCTACGACGTGGTCAAGGACATCAGCCGCGTGGAACAGCTGACCGGCCACGCACCGGGCTGGAGCGGCGGCGTGCTGGTGCTGTCCAATGAGCCGAGTTACTGGAGCCGTCCCGACCATGGCCGGGCCACCAACGCCGACGCCTTCCGTGTCTATGAGGGCAGCCAGCTCTCGGGGGTCCGGGCATGGGGGCCCTACACCGGCTCGGGCACCATGAAGGGCCGCACCGATCCCATCCGGCTGCGCGGCGCATACAGGTGCGCCTGGTCGGGCTACTCGCGCCTGGAGGGCCGCCGGGGCGACTTCCGGCTGTTGAGCATCCCGGTCCTGGACCGGTGACCAGCCACCGAGCCCAGCTCCCACGGACGCTTCGGGGTGTGCCAGCACGGGAGACCTGCTCAATGCCGTGGACGACCACGTTTGCGCCCGACACCTCGCGGCGCTCGCTCAGCCCAGGCGCGTCAGGCTTTCGCGCTCGGGAAGGTGAATCCATCCCTCCAGCTCGGCCAGGGCGATTTCCTCGCCCTCAGGTCGGGCGGTGAGGTCCAGGGCAGCGGCACGCGCGGTCAAAGCCGCGATCAGGGCATCGAAAGCGTGCTCGCTGGCGTCATAGGCACGCCGATGCTCCTTGGAGCACTCCAACCACGGGGCCGATTCCAGGAGTTCTCGCATACTGCGCCCGGGCCCCAGCCCCCACTGGGTGCGGGAAGCCGCCGGATACACCTCCACCACTGTGCCAGCGAGCGGCGGTAGCTCCCAACTTGTCGAAGGACACCGACAACGGACGGCCACCGGCCACCTGGCGCACACGCAGATCGGTGCGGCGCAACCGCAACCCCGCATAGTGCTTCGCACGGTCCCGGCCGCGCCCGGGCCAGGGGCGCTGGTGGGTATGCGCGTATACGGCTTCGGCGAAGTCGACCGGCCAGCCGAAGGGGCAGTCGATACCGGCACGGTCGCCTGGACCCAGGCTGCTCAGCAGGTCCAGGATCTCCTGATCAGTGCATCCCTGGCGCGCTGGGCCGACGGTGGCGCCGTGGTCGCCCCACGTGATCTCAGCGGCCGCGGTATTGCTGGCCGCAACGGCCAGGCCGATCCCGATCGTGCGCATCACTGCTCCTGATGGACTCTCGATGTATGTGCTCCGGGCTTGGGGTTACGCGCATGACCGGCGCATCTACCACAGCCTCGTGGCAGCGGGCCAAGATCGCATTACAGAGTCCATCGCAGCAGGTACAAGACATCTGATCATTGCAGGCATACCGAACAAGATCCCGGGTCAGCCGAGGATCTTGGCCAGCCGGGCCTGGTAGCGGTCCCAGGACGCCATGTCCTTGGGTTGAATCTCGATGAGCTTGATCCCGTGTTTCCTGGCCAGGGCGCGTTTCAGTTTGACCTTTTCGTCGTACTCGGACCTGCCGATCAGTCCGAAGTACTCGATCAGGGTTCCACCCACCTTGAAGTCGGCTCTCATCTGGCTGTCCGGATACCGGGGTTCCTTGGTGTGTTCGAATCCGTTGTCAGAGAGCCAGTCGTCAATGGTCTTCTCCGCGAGGGAGTTGCACACGTGACCATCCTTGGCCAGGGTGCGGATCCCGAAAACACCCTTGTGGGCTCCGTTGGGCAGCACCCCCGTTGCGATCAGTGCCGCCAACCAGCTCCCGTACTGCTTCTTGACCGACGCGGTGCTCGGGCGCCCCTGGGCGCAGAGCTCCACGAGCGCGGCGAGCCTCGACCGTGTGATGTCGGACCAGGCCACTGATCGCTCCCAGCCCTGGCTGGGCACACGGCCCAGGGCGCGAGCGAGTTCGACCATGTACCTGTCGACCTTGCCCTTGTCCGCCTCGTAGTCCCAGGCTTCCTCGAAGAAGATTCCCCGGAAGCAGGGGTCACAGCATCGGAGACCGACTCTGCCGCCTACATAGCGAATAGTCCTGTGGCTGGAGTCGACTTCCTGGAATCCTGTGCCACAGGCCTCACAGGTCAGGCTTCGGGGTGGTTCCATCTCCCGCGCGTAACCCAGTACCTGTGCCCGGGCCAGTGCGAAACCACCGATGAGGTTGTAGTAGGCGTACCTGTCGCATAAGGGATCCTTGGATCTCCAGCGATCGATGATCTTAGGGTCGGTCATCTTCTCGACGACATCATGGGTGTAGCTGACGAACAACCAGCCGTACCTTGCTATCAGGGTGCGAACGGCTGCATCATGCTCCTTCGTCCACCACTCCAAGATGTAAGGGTTCTCTGCGTATTCGTCGGGGACTTCACGCCCGCCTAGAAATTTCACCGGATATCTCCCGAATCATGAAGCGCAATCCAGAAGGCCAGAATACGTGATCGACTTGAAGGGATTGTCTTTCGTCACTCGATGATCGTCAGGCGGGGTGGGGGAGCAGCTCGACCACCTCTGTTGGCCTCGTTTCTTGTGTTTGATTTTCTGGAAGTTGTGAAATTCGGCATCCCGGGTTGGTGAAATTGCAGGTCGTGCAGACTGCTCCTCGCGCACGCGGGAATGGGCCCCGACCGCACGAGGCGCACCATGAAGAGGGAGACTGCTCCCCGCGCGCGGGGATGGGCCCCTGTACAACCCTGAGCTGGAGTTCCTGGGCGTCTGATCCCTGTGCACGCGAGTGGTCTCGGGGTGACGTCGCAGGCATTGGGGATGCCCCACTGCGCCGACCGTGGACATCGACCGCGACGACCCTCCGTGTCAGTGGACACGCGGTGTGCCCCTCGGGGCGAGCGGTGCGCCCCCGGGCTGGGCCGCCCGGGGCGGACCGCCTGGCTCAGGGGGCCGACCGCAGGTTCCGCCGCATCAGGACGCGGGGATGGCCGGACAGAACCGAGGTCGTGTCGGCGGCGTGGGTGAACCCGGCACGCTCGAAGTTCCTCCTGAGCCCGGGGTAGGCCATCGTCAGGTCGACCCTGGCGCCTCCGTTGTCCAGGGGGTAGGCCTCCACCGCGGGTGCGCCGTGGGAGCGGGCGAACTCAACGGCCCCGGCGATCAGGGCGTGCGAAATCCCCTGTCTGCGGTGTCCGGGGCGCACCCGGATACACCACAGGGACCAGACCGGCAGGTCGTCGACGTGCGGAATCTTTCGGTTCCGAGCGAAGGAGGTCGTCGAACGCGGCGCCACGGCCGCCCATCCCACCGGTTCGTCGCCGTCGTAGGCGAGCACCCCGGGCGGGGGATCCCCGCGGCACAGTTCCGCCACGTACTCACCGCGGTCGGGACCGCGGAGCTCTTTGTTGAGCTTGGACGGGATGCGGTAGCTCAGGCACCAGCAGACGTTGGCCCCGGGCGACTTGGGGCCTACCAGGGTTCGGACGTCCTCGAAGGCCGAGGCCGGGCGCACATCGATGGCCATGGTGCCAGAATGCCACGGTGCCAGGGTGTCACGGCGCCGGGGGAGGGGCCCTGGACCCGCGTGGGCCGCCCTCCCCCCAGCGCGGCTTCCGGATTCGGCGGGGTCGGCTCGGTCAGTGGCGCCCGGGTTCGCGAAGCGGCCTGGGGAGCCGCAGTTCGTTGTCGGCCATGACGTCGCGCAGCCGGTCCGGGTAGTCGGTGATCAGCCCGTCGACACCGGCGTCGACCAGGGACTGCATAGTGGCGGGGTCGTTGACCGTCCACGGGATGACGTCGATCCCCAGCTCATGGGCCCGGTTCACCATGTCCGCGGTCACGTAGGGCTCGTAGCCGGGGTCGTCGACGGTCCCGCCCTGGGGAAAGCCGTGCACGGGCGAGAAGGCGTCGGCGTCGAACGACCGGACGGCGAGCAGGGGATCGCCGTCGAAGTCGTCGATGTCGATGCCGCCCAGCCAAGGCGAGGCCCCGGGCTGGTCCACCTCGAGGAAGGTGTAGTTGGTGAGGGCGACGATCGGCAGGAACGGTTCGCGTTCGCGCACCAGCATCAGGGCGCCCCAGTCGAAGCTCTGGATGCTGACCTGACGCAGCATGCGCGCGTCGCGGATCTCGCGGATGACGACATCGACGAATTCCTCACGCGGGGCGGTCTGCTCGGGTGCGCCCGCCTCGACCTTGGTCTCGATGTTGAGGTCGACGCCGTAGGCACGGTACTGGTGGATGAGGTCGAACACCTCGCTGAGCAGGGCCATCCGCTCACCGGGCACGACCTGCTGGTCCGGGTGGTTCGGGTGCTGCCGTGAGCCGCAGTCCAGTGTGCGCACCTGGTCCAGGGTCAGGTCCTTGATGTAGGAGCCGACGTAGGGGTACTGCGGGTCGTCGGGGAAGGCGGGCCCGGTGTCCTGGCAGTTGTGATCGCTGATCCGCCGGTCGTGTGTGACGACGGCCTCGCCGTCCTTGGTGATCTGGATGTCGAGTTCCAGTGTGCTGACGCCGAGCTGGAGCGCGTTCTCGAACGCCGGGATCGTGCTCTCGACGACGAGCCCCACACCTCCGCGGTGTGCTTGGAGGTCGAAGTCGTGTCGGGTCTGGGCGTGCGCGGGGGCACTGAGGCCGGCGAGGGGGATCACGAGGGTTGCGGTGAGGGCGAGCATAGGCCTGAACATGCGCACCAGGGTGTGCGCTGTCCGTGTCCGGTCGGCGGGCAGCGGGTGACGGGTTCCCGAAGAGGACCGTACAAGAGGGTTCCCGATCCTGTTGGCCGCCGTGCTCGCCGACCGGCGAATGCCGCAGGCGCTCCCGGCGGCCTCAGGCGGTCGTCCGCTGGACCTGCTCCAACCGATTCCAGAGGGCTCGTTCGCGATCGGTGTCGTAGGACTCGGCGGATGAGGCCGTGGCCTGTTTGCGGTGAATGTAGGCGCCGGTCGCGGCGGGGGCGGCGCCGAGGACGGCGTCGGCGAGTTTCCTGCCCGCCGGGACGGGGGTCTCCACCAGGGGCGTGACCGCGAGCAGCGGGATGACCCTTCAGGAAAGGGAAGGCCCCGCCGGTCTCGCGGGCGAGACCGGTTCCGACCACGAGGCTGGGGTTGTAGGAGACGATGCCGATGCCGTCGGGCAGTCGGTGGGCCCATTCGTGGACGAGGTACACGCCGCCGAGTTTGCTCATGACATAGGCACGACGGCCGGCTCGCTGTCCGGGGCAGTCCCGCTCCCGTCGCGCGGCCGCGGACGACACGCCACGCCGCCGCGCGCGGGTTACGGGCCCCTTGACGGACGATCGGTGAGGATGGCGCAGTGGACTACCTGAGTCCCATGGTTCGCTTCCCGCCGGCCTCGCGGCGCCGGGACGGCACCTAGGCGGGAGCCGGACAGGGCTGCGCGGTCCGCGCCGACGCTGCGCGCTCCCGGGCGCGGTGGGCGGCCGCGGTCGCGAAAGACCCCCGGTCCCCTCCTCGGCGCCCCCGTCACCGCAGCCCGCGGGAAGCCACTCCCGGCACCGCAGGAACGAGAGGTGAGATCGGTGGCCACCGATGACGGAGGACAGAACCGTCAGGACGGTACGGCGAAACCGGCGACGCCGGCGGATCTGGAGCAGGCCGATCCCGGACGGAGCCAGCTCAAACCGGCCGTGTTCTTCGGCTCGTCGATCCTGATCCTCGCGCTCTCGATCTGGGCGATCATCACTCCGACGGGCGCCGAGTACGTGATCGGCACCGTCGTGGGGTGGATCAGCCAGGTGTTCGGCTGGTACTACTTCCTCGCCGCCACCCTGTACCTGGGGTTCGTCGTGTTCGTCGCGATCTCCCGTTACGGCACGATCAAGCTCGGCCCCCAGCACTCCCGGCCGGACTACGGGGTGTTCGCGTGGGCCGCCATGCTGTTCGCGGC
This region includes:
- a CDS encoding right-handed parallel beta-helix repeat-containing protein — its product is MSTLATATLVTALAVPMSQAAADTSSDGTNLSIGAGADGSSKASGTSYGNAVDGDMSSYWSPSGSTGRVSVKWGSDATVSAINIREASGAEGNIGSYRVVNHDTGAVLATGSGAGTITFAPTSLRKINFEITGSNGTPRIAEFETYAEAPDGGGDNPPDDGEDPPPDDGGGDTPPPSGDELFVAPGGSDGASGTESDPTTLTSAIERIEPGGSIYMRGGSYAFSDTVHIEPGNDGLPGERNELFAYPGETPVLDFSAQSEDSANRGLAIGGDWWHVNGIIVERAGDNGILLGGNDNVIERVTTRHNRDTGLQLSRYTAGAPRSEWPSNNLIVSSVSHDNVDSDGEDADGFAPKLTVGDGNVFRYTVAYNNIDDGYDLYAKSDTGPIGEVTIEHSLAFSNGSLSDGSVHGNGDRNGFKLGGSGIEVDHHIHHSIAFDNGKHGFTYNSNPGSITVSNNLGVGNEERNFQFDGGDSVFRNNTSCDSGSTDRYRGDADGSNQFWDGSNGSRCSQYSGSLDWGFDSTGRLVVTIGGNEVDL
- a CDS encoding sensor histidine kinase, with translation MRDIRWASATVTGVLACALGLWAAVYPWAWTPAVAALAVSGCLVWWPHSRGWPAWSAGAAGTASLTATLGHHVLGWPGLPAWGMVEAAFLCALVGLVVRWAPEQREVAGHGAPVGRGAVAVWGAVAGAVLAGAGAATTVLRAVPTTVSAPLGPADTVFVVAVWTLGPLAAAAVGLFLRYLAERRDREVAWARQAQRMELAHDLHDYVAHDVSAMVAQAQAAGVVIEDREAVRAALARIEASGLAAMASMDRTIGVLRDRSGQERGFGGVAELPELVERFGDTARLTMDPRLADAVPRELAGTVHRVVTESLTNVRRHAPAMTEVEVAVRLVAEDVEVVVRNDSVGVVPAEPGRRGGVGLPALAERVSALSGTFEAGPRGGDWLVRARLPLTVGSGGAGGSYTGGTCEGGER
- a CDS encoding response regulator transcription factor, whose protein sequence is MTIRVLVVDDQESIRSAFRMVLEAQPDMSVVGEAAEGAGALRQVRVLRPDVVLVDIRMPGMDGLELTRRLAGPEVADPVRVVVVTTFDLDGYVHAALRGGACGFLLKRSGPTLLVEAVRAAVAGESLISPQITVRLLRHLREPAVSPSVEVLTEREIDVVRLVARGLSNAEIAAELFISAGTAKNHLANAQQKLNVRNRVGVAGWAWSSGLAGAGE
- a CDS encoding sortase domain-bontaining protein; amino-acid sequence: MVAAVCSTRRPPPSSPASEHSGEQAPRPQNSPTPSAPAPEPAGSAEPGEQRLAREEPVSLSIPAIGVDTEDLLPLQVRSDCELDVPQDPDAVGWYEAGAWPGQSGAAVMGAHVDSLSGPAVFFRLRELSPGDEITVGRADGVDAVFSVYEVGQYPKDGFPTRRVYGSTQGQAELRLITCGGTFQGPGAGTPAMWSSMRS
- a CDS encoding DUF429 domain-containing protein, translated to MRGCGCAAPICVCARWPVAVRCRCPSTSWELPPLAGTVVEVYPAASRTQWGLGPGRSMRELLESAPWLECSKEHRRAYDASEHAFDALIAALTARAAALDLTARPEGEEIALAELEGWIHLPERESLTRLG
- a CDS encoding GNAT family N-acetyltransferase; translation: MAIDVRPASAFEDVRTLVGPKSPGANVCWCLSYRIPSKLNKELRGPDRGEYVAELCRGDPPPGVLAYDGDEPVGWAAVAPRSTTSFARNRKIPHVDDLPVWSLWCIRVRPGHRRQGISHALIAGAVEFARSHGAPAVEAYPLDNGGARVDLTMAYPGLRRNFERAGFTHAADTTSVLSGHPRVLMRRNLRSAP
- a CDS encoding glycerophosphodiester phosphodiesterase family protein; the encoded protein is MFRPMLALTATLVIPLAGLSAPAHAQTRHDFDLQAHRGGVGLVVESTIPAFENALQLGVSTLELDIQITKDGEAVVTHDRRISDHNCQDTGPAFPDDPQYPYVGSYIKDLTLDQVRTLDCGSRQHPNHPDQQVVPGERMALLSEVFDLIHQYRAYGVDLNIETKVEAGAPEQTAPREEFVDVVIREIRDARMLRQVSIQSFDWGALMLVREREPFLPIVALTNYTFLEVDQPGASPWLGGIDIDDFDGDPLLAVRSFDADAFSPVHGFPQGGTVDDPGYEPYVTADMVNRAHELGIDVIPWTVNDPATMQSLVDAGVDGLITDYPDRLRDVMADNELRLPRPLREPGRH